The following proteins come from a genomic window of Arcobacter sp. F2176:
- a CDS encoding urease accessory protein UreF — protein sequence MVKHITRTNLKSLSRFLQILDGTFPSGMFVHSFGLEPHIVKEVVYDEKSLKIYLKNLIIDQYSKMEFVYIKKVYKALENDKLNLIKKLDNEYGSYLTYEYAKASKDIGENYFAQIKSLPTKDIVKNYFLNIDNKTCEANEIIVLSALSFDLDICMEDFIVMWTKKNLINIAATTLKISRIKPSQIQKMLFEFDEILENILFEDIDKKITNFNPLFEEVIFSHKNLEPKMFIT from the coding sequence ATGGTAAAGCACATCACTCGCACTAATCTTAAATCTTTAAGTAGATTTTTGCAAATACTTGATGGAACTTTTCCCTCTGGTATGTTTGTGCACTCTTTTGGTTTAGAGCCTCATATTGTAAAAGAAGTGGTTTATGATGAAAAGAGTTTGAAAATTTATTTAAAAAACTTAATCATAGATCAATATTCAAAGATGGAGTTTGTTTATATCAAAAAAGTCTATAAAGCTTTAGAAAATGATAAATTAAATCTAATAAAAAAACTTGATAATGAGTATGGTTCATATTTGACTTATGAATATGCAAAAGCTTCAAAAGATATTGGTGAAAACTATTTTGCCCAAATTAAAAGTTTGCCCACAAAAGATATAGTAAAAAACTATTTTTTAAATATAGATAATAAAACTTGTGAAGCAAATGAAATCATAGTTTTAAGTGCTCTATCTTTTGACTTGGATATTTGTATGGAAGATTTTATTGTAATGTGGACTAAAAAAAATCTTATAAATATAGCAGCAACGACACTTAAAATATCCAGAATAAAACCCTCTCAAATACAAAAAATGCTTTTTGAATTTGATGAAATATTAGAGAATATTCTTTTTGAAGATATTGATAAAAAGATTACAAACTTTAATCCTCTTTTTGAAGAAGTCATTTTTTCTCACAAGAATTTAGAACCAAAGATGTTTATAACGTAA
- the ureG gene encoding urease accessory protein UreG gives MSLKIGIAGPVGSGKTSLIESLTNILKDKYSLAIVTNDIYTTEDANYLKRTLDLDENRITGVETGGCPHTAIRDDISMNQKAVRELEKKFNPDITFVESGGDNLSATFSYELIDYYMYVIDVAQGADIPRKKGAGLLFSDLLVVNKTDLAVYVGVDLVSMKSDVENNRKNKPSVFISNKDEKSLVQVISWIEALL, from the coding sequence ATGAGTTTAAAAATAGGAATAGCAGGACCAGTAGGAAGTGGGAAGACTTCACTAATAGAAAGTCTTACAAACATACTAAAAGATAAATATTCACTAGCAATCGTGACAAATGATATATATACAACAGAAGATGCAAACTATTTAAAAAGAACACTTGATTTAGATGAGAATAGAATCACAGGTGTTGAAACAGGTGGTTGTCCTCATACTGCCATTCGTGATGATATTTCTATGAATCAAAAAGCTGTACGAGAACTTGAAAAAAAGTTTAATCCAGATATAACATTTGTGGAAAGTGGAGGAGATAATTTAAGTGCAACTTTTTCTTATGAGTTGATTGATTATTATATGTATGTAATAGATGTGGCACAAGGGGCTGATATTCCTCGTAAAAAAGGTGCAGGATTACTTTTTTCTGATTTACTTGTAGTAAATAAAACTGACTTAGCTGTTTATGTTGGAGTTGATTTAGTATCTATGAAAAGTGATGTGGAAAATAATAGAAAAAATAAACCCTCAGTTTTTATTTCAAATAAAGATGAAAAAAGTTTAGTTCAAGTTATTTCTTGGATAGAGGCTTTATTATAA
- a CDS encoding biopolymer transporter ExbD — protein MKKREILTPDITPLIDVVFILLIFFIVSSVFKKDELALVLNLPTSSAKEIELKQKEIIIELDRGKLAIYGKEVSISNLEEEISKIKDKQRNIIFRIDKEVKYERVIKILDLLQKHELFNISLLTDKKGK, from the coding sequence ATGAAAAAAAGAGAGATTTTAACTCCTGATATTACGCCTCTTATTGATGTTGTTTTTATTCTTTTAATATTCTTTATTGTATCTTCTGTTTTTAAAAAAGATGAATTAGCCTTAGTTTTAAATCTGCCAACCTCAAGTGCAAAAGAGATAGAACTAAAACAAAAAGAAATTATAATTGAACTTGATAGAGGAAAATTAGCAATTTACGGAAAAGAAGTTTCAATATCTAATCTTGAAGAAGAGATAAGTAAAATAAAAGACAAGCAAAGAAATATTATCTTTAGAATAGACAAAGAAGTAAAATATGAAAGAGTTATTAAGATTTTAGATTTACTTCAAAAACATGAGCTATTTAATATTTCACTATTAACTGATAAAAAAGGTAAATAA
- a CDS encoding MotA/TolQ/ExbB proton channel family protein encodes MGIDLMSYIDRGGVIVYILIFLNIIGFTIMFWKLVVILSSRAGKEKIVQDILAFVKTTNSSFEKESVENVINRRIRKLEFGLNTVKIIASIAPLLGLLGTVIGVLNSFDSITKSGLGDPSVFSSGISVALITTVAGLIVAIPHYIGYNYIIGILDDIELKIQKEVLKRI; translated from the coding sequence ATGGGTATTGATTTAATGAGTTACATTGATAGAGGTGGAGTTATAGTATACATTCTAATTTTTTTAAATATTATTGGATTTACAATAATGTTTTGGAAATTAGTAGTTATTCTATCTTCAAGAGCTGGAAAAGAAAAAATTGTACAAGATATATTAGCTTTTGTAAAAACTACAAACAGCTCATTTGAGAAAGAGTCTGTTGAAAATGTAATAAATAGAAGAATAAGAAAATTAGAGTTTGGATTAAATACTGTAAAAATAATTGCATCAATTGCTCCTCTTTTAGGTCTTTTAGGAACAGTTATTGGGGTTTTAAACTCATTTGACTCTATTACTAAAAGTGGTTTGGGTGATCCATCTGTTTTCTCAAGTGGTATATCAGTAGCTCTTATTACAACAGTTGCAGGTTTAATTGTGGCTATTCCACATTATATTGGGTACAACTATATTATTGGAATATTAGATGATATTGAACTAAAAATTCAAAAAGAGGTTCTAAAAAGAATATGA
- a CDS encoding energy transducer TonB, with protein MEKKKSLLSIFILVICTHIYLFAQLHTEENKIIAPKPTNSATQIKLNKIVIKKQEVKKVEVKKEVKKKEVVRKKLHKTKSKNIIKHTKKKKFIKKEKPIKKLVHKKEPEKTFKEKIVEHKVQQKTKNKTINIDLDKLKAIENEYLLKLKELIEKNKIYPNSAKRLNQTGKVYLNFTIAKNGDIVNIKIMEKSKYKRLNNAAMEIINKIKHFEPIPQELNKSSWNITVPVLYQIIRS; from the coding sequence ATGGAAAAAAAGAAAAGTCTATTATCAATATTTATACTTGTTATTTGTACTCATATTTATTTATTTGCCCAATTACATACAGAGGAAAATAAAATTATAGCACCAAAACCTACAAATTCTGCTACGCAAATAAAATTAAACAAGATAGTAATAAAAAAACAAGAAGTTAAAAAAGTTGAAGTCAAAAAAGAAGTTAAGAAAAAAGAAGTCGTAAGAAAAAAGCTTCACAAAACAAAAAGTAAAAATATTATCAAACACACAAAGAAAAAGAAGTTTATTAAAAAAGAAAAACCAATAAAAAAACTTGTTCATAAAAAAGAACCTGAAAAAACTTTTAAAGAAAAGATTGTTGAACATAAAGTTCAACAAAAAACTAAAAATAAAACTATAAACATTGATTTAGATAAATTAAAAGCTATAGAGAATGAATATTTATTAAAATTAAAAGAATTAATAGAAAAAAATAAAATATATCCAAATAGTGCAAAAAGACTTAATCAAACAGGAAAAGTATACTTAAACTTTACCATTGCAAAAAATGGAGATATTGTAAATATCAAAATAATGGAAAAGTCAAAATACAAAAGATTAAACAATGCAGCAATGGAAATTATAAACAAAATAAAACATTTTGAACCAATTCCTCAAGAACTAAATAAAAGTTCTTGGAATATTACAGTTCCAGTTTTATATCAAATTATTAGGAGTTAA
- a CDS encoding cache domain-containing protein, giving the protein MQKQNNYIFEIIFLPIIIIIFLITSITIYNIHITKKQLENQIKNKKAEFFEEKKNLIYNKVHNINNIIKIDNNKVNKKVKSQLEEKIIIALRVAKNTYKKNKSLSKKSLINVLKSRLSILTYNKDKSYYFIFDKAGTILAHPEKDLIGKNLNDYFDTDNKKIGLKLFNSLSNNEKIGFTQYYFKKPNLRDNVFLKAVAVIYFKPLDIYIGTLVYPRDILNEEKIDLINKIELKDQVFYLTVVSNLENLVYTNAKYEIINKILVIKLDKNTKDIIYLNYKYKKKGRLDFRYNVINSFEYNYIFNYETFVYGTAYGIIFCAFLYYLIIFFSTRIKYFLYYSLMQLFVLLSLIAFVYLSYKSFPTVLEQAITDIFETSAFLFTLLFAKDILNAKKQMPIFNIIFIIFIVLNVLDLFAILIYKESVLYEYMHFYVCFFIPIVAGIISLYKGNYISSFYILGWSFVFLFLVLNSYQLISISPIYTIHLVTPIESLIFSFALGYTLKKIIEDKNKKEKLLIHNNKLSSMGEMINNIAHQWRQPLAHLGFINMNLQLSIKNDYIDTKYLKEKIEESKIQLNFMSKTIDNFRDFYKINKEKNLFFISHSINNVMDIMKPLLQENKIEYEFIIKNDKQILAYENEYAQVILNIITNAKDVLISRKIQNPKIKIILKIENESIITTIEDNAGGIEEKYLECLFDPYFTTKQKGSGIGLYMSKMIIESHFKGKIEVFNHNNGANFHITI; this is encoded by the coding sequence ATGCAAAAGCAAAATAATTATATTTTTGAAATTATATTTTTACCAATAATAATTATAATTTTTCTCATCACAAGTATTACTATTTATAATATACATATTACTAAGAAACAGTTAGAAAATCAAATAAAAAATAAAAAAGCCGAGTTTTTTGAAGAAAAGAAAAATCTGATATATAACAAAGTTCATAATATAAATAATATAATAAAAATAGATAACAATAAAGTTAATAAAAAAGTTAAAAGCCAATTAGAAGAAAAAATTATAATTGCATTAAGAGTTGCTAAAAATACATATAAAAAGAATAAAAGTTTATCAAAAAAGAGTTTAATAAATGTACTAAAAAGTAGGCTTTCAATTTTAACATATAACAAAGATAAGAGTTATTATTTTATTTTTGATAAAGCAGGAACTATCCTTGCCCATCCTGAAAAAGACTTAATTGGAAAAAACTTAAATGATTATTTTGATACAGATAATAAAAAAATAGGCTTAAAATTATTTAATAGTTTATCAAATAATGAAAAAATTGGATTTACTCAATATTATTTTAAAAAGCCAAATCTTAGGGATAATGTATTTTTAAAAGCAGTTGCTGTCATATATTTTAAACCATTAGATATATATATAGGAACATTAGTATATCCTCGTGATATTTTAAATGAAGAAAAAATAGATTTAATTAATAAAATAGAATTAAAAGATCAAGTATTTTATTTAACAGTAGTTTCAAACTTAGAAAATCTTGTATACACAAATGCAAAATATGAAATAATAAATAAAATATTAGTAATAAAACTAGATAAAAATACAAAAGATATAATATATTTAAATTATAAATATAAAAAAAAGGGAAGATTAGACTTTAGATATAATGTTATTAATTCATTTGAATATAATTATATATTTAATTATGAAACATTTGTTTATGGCACTGCTTATGGAATAATATTTTGTGCATTTTTATATTATTTAATAATATTCTTTTCCACTCGCATAAAGTATTTTTTATATTATTCTTTAATGCAATTATTTGTTTTATTGAGCCTAATAGCTTTTGTTTATTTAAGTTACAAATCTTTTCCAACTGTTTTAGAACAAGCAATTACTGATATTTTTGAAACCAGTGCCTTTTTATTTACTCTTCTTTTTGCAAAAGACATATTAAATGCAAAAAAACAAATGCCTATTTTCAATATTATTTTCATCATTTTTATTGTTTTAAATGTACTTGATCTTTTTGCTATACTTATATATAAAGAGTCCGTATTGTATGAATATATGCATTTTTATGTTTGTTTTTTTATTCCCATTGTAGCAGGTATTATTTCACTCTATAAAGGTAATTATATCTCTTCTTTTTATATTTTAGGTTGGTCTTTTGTCTTTCTTTTTTTAGTGTTAAATTCTTATCAATTGATTTCTATAAGTCCAATTTATACTATTCATCTAGTTACACCCATAGAATCATTAATATTTAGTTTTGCACTTGGATATACTTTAAAAAAGATTATTGAAGACAAAAATAAAAAAGAAAAACTTTTAATTCATAATAATAAACTCTCTTCCATGGGAGAAATGATTAATAATATTGCACATCAATGGAGACAACCTCTTGCTCATTTAGGATTTATTAATATGAATTTACAATTATCTATTAAAAATGATTATATCGATACAAAATATTTAAAAGAAAAAATAGAAGAATCAAAAATACAATTAAATTTTATGTCAAAAACTATTGATAATTTTAGAGATTTTTACAAAATAAATAAAGAGAAAAATCTATTTTTTATCAGTCATTCAATAAATAATGTAATGGACATAATGAAACCATTATTGCAAGAGAATAAAATAGAATATGAATTTATTATAAAAAATGACAAACAAATATTAGCCTATGAAAATGAATATGCTCAAGTAATACTAAATATTATAACAAATGCAAAAGATGTTTTAATATCAAGAAAAATCCAAAACCCAAAAATCAAAATAATTCTCAAAATTGAAAATGAATCAATAATAACAACAATAGAGGATAATGCGGGAGGGATAGAAGAAAAATACCTAGAATGTTTATTTGACCCATATTTTACAACAAAACAAAAAGGAAGTGGTATAGGACTTTATATGTCAAAAATGATAATCGAATCTCATTTTAAGGGCAAGATAGAAGTATTTAATCATAATAATGGAGCAAATTTTCATATAACAATTTAA
- a CDS encoding bifunctional methionine sulfoxide reductase B/A protein: MSFNKLTEEEIRVIENKGTERPFSGKYNDFYSDGIYKCKKCDTKLYSSDSKFNSSCGWPSFDDDFGTVKRVQDSDGRRTEIVCANCGAHLGHVFEGEGFTSKNTRHCVNSISLNFDYINKTNEDQAICYFAAGCFWGVEYHFEHLKGVYSAVSGYMGGDTLHPDYQSVCTGTTGHLETVKIEYDKKVVTFEQLVKYFFEIHDFTQANGQGPDIGSQYLSAIFYKNDEQREKSLEIIDELESKGYKVATALYEASTFYEAEEYHQNYYDRHQKVPYCHTYKKIF, from the coding sequence ATGTCATTTAATAAATTAACTGAAGAAGAAATAAGAGTAATAGAAAATAAAGGAACAGAGAGACCTTTTTCTGGTAAATATAATGATTTTTATTCGGATGGTATTTATAAATGTAAAAAATGTGATACAAAGTTGTATTCATCTGATAGTAAATTTAACTCAAGTTGTGGTTGGCCAAGTTTTGATGATGATTTTGGAACTGTAAAAAGAGTTCAAGATAGTGATGGAAGAAGAACAGAAATTGTTTGTGCAAACTGTGGTGCTCATTTAGGTCATGTATTTGAAGGTGAAGGTTTTACATCAAAAAATACAAGACATTGTGTAAATTCTATTTCATTAAATTTTGATTATATAAATAAAACAAACGAAGACCAAGCAATATGTTATTTTGCAGCAGGTTGTTTTTGGGGTGTAGAATATCATTTTGAACACTTAAAAGGTGTTTATAGTGCAGTTTCTGGATATATGGGTGGAGATACACTTCATCCTGATTACCAAAGTGTTTGTACTGGTACAACGGGACATTTAGAAACAGTAAAAATAGAGTATGATAAGAAAGTAGTCACTTTTGAACAGTTAGTCAAATACTTTTTTGAAATTCATGATTTCACTCAAGCCAATGGTCAAGGTCCTGACATAGGTAGTCAATATTTATCTGCAATATTTTATAAAAATGATGAGCAAAGAGAAAAATCTTTGGAAATAATAGATGAGTTAGAAAGTAAAGGGTACAAAGTGGCTACTGCATTATACGAAGCATCAACTTTTTATGAAGCAGAAGAATATCATCAAAATTATTATGACAGACACCAAAAGGTGCCATATTGTCATACTTATAAGAAAATATTTTAG
- a CDS encoding fumarylacetoacetate hydrolase family protein, with protein MNKILIDNKEIYPSKVVCIGRNYVEHIKELNNETPEEPVFFFKPNSSISSELVFPKGNTSCHYEAEISFLIEENKISAVAFGLDLTLREVQSKLKQKGLPWERAKAFNGAAVFSNFVSFNEDISELALELYINGELKQKGDVSMMIYKPNEIIKNLNTFSSFEDGDILMSGTPSGVGKFEVNDIFEGKLLYKNEVLINVKFDVKESSKI; from the coding sequence ATGAATAAAATACTAATAGACAATAAAGAAATATATCCTTCAAAAGTAGTATGTATAGGTAGAAATTATGTGGAACACATAAAAGAGTTAAATAATGAGACTCCTGAAGAACCAGTTTTTTTCTTCAAACCAAATTCTTCAATAAGTAGTGAATTAGTATTTCCAAAAGGAAATACTAGTTGCCACTATGAAGCAGAAATATCATTTCTAATTGAAGAGAACAAAATCTCAGCTGTTGCTTTTGGTTTAGATTTAACTTTAAGAGAAGTTCAATCAAAGCTTAAACAAAAAGGTTTACCTTGGGAAAGAGCAAAAGCTTTTAATGGAGCAGCGGTTTTTTCTAATTTTGTTAGTTTTAACGAAGACATCTCAGAACTTGCACTTGAGTTATATATAAATGGGGAACTCAAACAAAAAGGTGATGTATCTATGATGATATATAAACCAAATGAAATAATAAAAAATTTAAACACTTTTTCATCTTTTGAAGATGGAGATATACTTATGAGTGGAACTCCTAGTGGTGTAGGGAAATTTGAAGTAAATGATATCTTTGAAGGTAAGCTTTTATATAAAAATGAAGTGTTAATAAATGTAAAGTTTGATGTTAAAGAATCTTCAAAAATTTAA
- a CDS encoding Crp/Fnr family transcriptional regulator encodes MNTSTEEIFNSLKKTLDSYYPLSEKTWKDFRNICTIKEIKKNAYAFELYDNVDAFSYVYEGLFRTFSFNEKAEEYTKKFFWETKFYGPMVALLYKKPINAVVQAIEDSIVIDIKHDKYRKLLETYDDLKFFHIFYLEKHWVLERDDIGSSLVLDNAKKRYEKFNEEFKNIIKRIPKHYIASYLGISPTHLSRIRRELKKKGNIE; translated from the coding sequence ATGAACACAAGTACAGAAGAAATATTTAACTCACTTAAAAAGACTTTAGATTCTTATTATCCACTTTCAGAAAAAACATGGAAAGATTTTAGAAATATATGCACAATAAAAGAAATAAAAAAAAATGCATATGCATTTGAACTTTATGATAATGTAGATGCTTTTTCTTATGTATATGAAGGTTTATTTAGAACATTTTCATTTAATGAAAAAGCAGAAGAATATACAAAAAAATTTTTCTGGGAAACTAAATTTTATGGACCAATGGTTGCACTATTATATAAAAAACCTATAAATGCAGTAGTTCAAGCAATTGAAGATTCAATAGTTATAGATATTAAACATGACAAATATAGAAAACTTTTAGAAACATATGATGATTTAAAATTTTTTCATATTTTTTATTTAGAAAAACATTGGGTATTAGAAAGAGATGATATAGGCTCTTCTCTTGTTCTTGATAATGCTAAAAAAAGATATGAAAAATTCAATGAAGAATTTAAAAATATCATAAAAAGAATTCCTAAGCACTATATAGCATCATACTTGGGTATTTCACCTACTCATTTGAGTCGTATTAGAAGAGAATTAAAAAAGAAGGGTAATATAGAATAA
- a CDS encoding DMT family transporter, which translates to MSKTLYAHILILFATFISGGSFIVSQKLSGVINPISINLLRFLIATVTLLPFIFLKKEYRIKLISTFKRAFIISFFYTSFLIGMFISLEYTTALNTGAIFTLVPLITAILSMIFFKQKIPKKQYLVYLFGIIGTCIVIFKASLQLFLSRTLNKGDIFFFISILFISMYSICAKYFYEKDDKLVVLVFMTLVGGCIWMSIALIIFNIPLQWNRINTNDFVSLGYISIPATLVTAYLYQKCTVILGPKKIMAYTYLTPASIAILMFVVSSQVLAYWVIIGILISTFSTVMLLRKS; encoded by the coding sequence ATGTCAAAAACATTATATGCACATATTTTAATTTTATTTGCAACGTTTATATCAGGAGGATCATTTATAGTATCTCAAAAATTATCAGGAGTAATTAATCCTATTTCGATTAATTTATTAAGATTTTTAATAGCAACTGTAACTTTGCTTCCTTTTATATTTTTAAAAAAAGAGTATAGAATAAAACTTATTTCAACTTTTAAAAGAGCATTTATAATAAGTTTTTTTTATACATCATTTTTAATAGGAATGTTCATCTCTTTAGAATATACAACTGCTTTAAACACTGGAGCAATATTTACCCTTGTACCTTTAATTACTGCAATATTATCAATGATATTTTTCAAACAAAAAATCCCAAAAAAACAATATTTAGTATATCTTTTTGGAATTATTGGAACTTGTATTGTTATTTTTAAAGCAAGCTTACAACTTTTTTTGTCACGTACTTTAAATAAAGGAGATATATTTTTTTTTATATCTATTTTATTTATATCAATGTATTCTATTTGTGCAAAATATTTTTATGAAAAAGATGATAAGTTAGTTGTTTTAGTTTTTATGACATTAGTTGGTGGTTGCATTTGGATGTCAATTGCTTTAATTATATTCAATATACCTTTACAATGGAATAGAATCAATACAAATGATTTTGTTTCCTTAGGTTATATTAGTATACCTGCAACTTTGGTTACTGCATATTTATATCAAAAGTGTACAGTGATTTTAGGACCTAAGAAAATTATGGCTTATACTTACTTAACTCCTGCTTCTATTGCAATACTTATGTTTGTTGTGTCATCACAAGTTTTAGCTTATTGGGTAATTATAGGTATATTGATATCTACTTTTTCTACAGTAATGTTATTACGAAAAAGTTAA
- a CDS encoding MarR family winged helix-turn-helix transcriptional regulator, whose translation MLEENKDEILKLENQLCFPLYACSKEVVRIYKPFLDKLDLTYTQYLTMMVMWEHKEINSKLLGKYLYLDSGTLTPLLKKLESKGYITRTRAQEDERNLVVRLTLEGEKLKDNAIKVPEELGRSLQMDKDDVENLYALLYKVLGKISEANNKVK comes from the coding sequence ATGCTAGAAGAAAACAAAGATGAAATTTTAAAACTTGAAAATCAACTATGTTTTCCTTTGTATGCTTGTTCAAAAGAAGTTGTAAGAATTTATAAGCCTTTTTTGGACAAGCTTGATTTAACTTATACTCAATATCTTACAATGATGGTTATGTGGGAACACAAAGAAATAAATAGCAAATTATTGGGTAAATATTTGTATTTGGATTCTGGAACATTAACTCCTTTATTGAAAAAACTAGAGTCTAAAGGATATATTACTAGGACACGTGCACAAGAAGATGAACGTAATTTAGTTGTACGACTTACTTTAGAAGGTGAAAAGCTAAAAGATAATGCCATTAAAGTTCCAGAGGAACTAGGGCGTTCTTTACAGATGGATAAAGACGATGTAGAAAATCTTTATGCATTGTTGTATAAAGTATTAGGGAAAATTAGTGAAGCAAATAATAAGGTTAAATAG
- a CDS encoding glutathione peroxidase — MSIYDFRVKDSYGNVVNLDKYKGKVLLIINSATECGFTSQYEGLQLLYEKLKGEKFEIIDFPCNQFGNQAPGTNAEIASFCNSRFGIQFPIFGKIDVNGNNAEPLFSYLVGQKGFEGFDAKHPLSKGLDEMLAKVDPNYKNDPSIKWNFTKFLIDKNGNVVTRFEPTVDIEVIEEQINALL; from the coding sequence ATGTCAATTTACGATTTCAGAGTGAAAGACTCTTACGGAAATGTTGTCAATTTAGATAAATATAAAGGGAAAGTTTTATTAATTATTAATTCTGCAACTGAGTGTGGATTTACTTCTCAATATGAAGGGTTACAACTATTATATGAAAAATTAAAAGGTGAAAAATTTGAAATAATTGATTTTCCTTGCAATCAGTTTGGTAATCAAGCGCCAGGAACCAATGCAGAAATAGCAAGCTTTTGTAATTCAAGATTTGGAATTCAATTTCCAATTTTTGGGAAAATTGATGTTAATGGTAATAATGCTGAACCTCTATTTTCATACTTAGTTGGACAAAAAGGATTTGAAGGATTTGATGCAAAACATCCCCTATCAAAGGGATTGGATGAAATGCTAGCCAAAGTTGATCCTAACTATAAAAATGATCCATCTATCAAATGGAATTTTACAAAGTTTTTAATTGATAAAAATGGAAATGTTGTAACACGATTCGAACCAACTGTTGACATTGAAGTCATTGAAGAACAAATCAATGCACTCCTATAA
- a CDS encoding DoxX family protein — MFVKLYNQIFGVFENIQSLFLLLARLVLAYGFYDPAMKKWADIGSIAQWFESIGIPFPIINAYMAATTEILGVVLLTLGLFTRLISIPLMVVMVVAIFTVHLGNGFGAGDNGFEVPLYYLLFLGIFLTHGAGKISLDNFIFKK, encoded by the coding sequence ATGTTTGTAAAACTATATAATCAAATCTTTGGAGTTTTTGAAAATATTCAATCACTGTTTTTACTTTTAGCTAGATTAGTTCTTGCTTATGGTTTCTATGATCCTGCAATGAAAAAGTGGGCAGATATTGGTAGTATAGCACAATGGTTTGAATCAATTGGAATCCCTTTCCCTATTATAAATGCATATATGGCTGCAACAACTGAAATTTTAGGTGTTGTTTTATTAACTCTTGGGCTATTTACTAGACTAATATCTATTCCTTTAATGGTTGTAATGGTAGTTGCTATTTTTACAGTACATCTAGGAAATGGTTTTGGAGCTGGAGATAATGGATTTGAAGTACCTTTATACTACTTATTATTTTTAGGAATTTTTCTTACCCATGGAGCTGGAAAAATATCACTTGATAATTTTATATTTAAAAAATAA
- a CDS encoding DsrE family protein: MSKSNLLIVWSNQDKEVANKFPLLYSSVILERKYWKKAHLMLWGPSIKLVKKDKKIQKKLLEIQKTGVKMSACIVCVEDYKAIKELEKLNIKIEHTGELLTKALKSEKWSVMTI; the protein is encoded by the coding sequence ATGTCTAAATCAAACTTATTAATAGTCTGGTCAAATCAAGATAAAGAAGTTGCAAATAAATTTCCTTTGCTTTATTCTTCTGTAATATTAGAAAGAAAATATTGGAAGAAAGCTCATTTAATGCTATGGGGACCTTCAATAAAACTTGTAAAAAAAGATAAAAAAATTCAAAAAAAACTACTAGAAATCCAAAAAACAGGTGTAAAAATGAGTGCTTGTATAGTGTGTGTTGAAGATTATAAAGCTATAAAAGAATTGGAAAAACTAAATATAAAAATAGAACATACAGGTGAGTTACTAACAAAAGCTTTAAAAAGTGAGAAGTGGTCAGTAATGACTATTTAG